The Pangasianodon hypophthalmus isolate fPanHyp1 chromosome 2, fPanHyp1.pri, whole genome shotgun sequence genome window below encodes:
- the insl5a gene encoding insulin-like 5a, whose product MRASYRLPLVPLLLLWAVCSMVQVQAEVKAVKLCGREFIRAVVYTCGGSRWRRLLTPQNDVFSLAEQSSAEELSESTGSDLSTRDLNPMMTNVCCQVGCRKSDLSLLC is encoded by the exons ATGAGAGCAAGTTATCGGCTCCCTCTGGTGCCCTTGTTGCTGCTGTGGGCCGTTTGCAGCATGGTACAGGTGCAGGCGGAGGTCAAGGCAGTCAAGCTCTGCGGCCGTGAGTTCATCCGGGCCGTGGTCTACACCTGCGGAGGCTCCAGGTGGAGAAGGCTGCTTACACCACAAAATGATG tGTTTTCTCTTGCAGAGCAGAGCAGTGCTGAGGAGCTGAGTGAGAGCACAGGGTCTGATCTGTCAACACGAGACCTGAACCCCATGATGACCAACGTATGCTGTCAGGTGGGCTGCCGAAAGAGTGACCTCTCTCTCCTGTGCTGA
- the dnai4 gene encoding dynein axonemal intermediate chain 4, with protein MSNTTAKQVRPTLKVKPSSRVMNQSGSGTLRINQSSTNRRSVNASVSRRSFSLARDSKVLDKGSIQPPKHTVQVFDETGKDVTPRPLYQLQPGATQTKQSKIFTGHDTSEGTVSDFLSTVYHTMSASSAGPFTMSVLGSSFVSRASHSIMESVSDEMEEPSAKQETLISLSELKIKREEQIMEPQLDNPVDIYLNETEIMCFLDIPAVSVCVDSEEAEAVKKRNKEYTEICKSRQGNDKYMERAMQTINSSSKSKEVQSDHITMVEKGSMATRWDIYDLSVSSSRAEEPGSNTDEEKPTLPDVSSTDCLESNTGLQRTMSRVSATSTASTSSSQREVEASTAQMVDEPDSEQILHSEKFQQSLQVMERTVLLNIYQNKLAAYRGLPILRDPDHTLNLGIEDSVQIKEEDSLSPALELLWAFSCELTKGHSVSSMAWNKKNPDVLAVGYGQFDFMDQKSGLVCIWSLKNPTWPERIFSCKTSVTSLDFSASNPSQLAVGLYDGTIAIYNVQSANATLVCDSRDCAQKHTAPVWQVKWIDRIRSPSGEDKRETLFSVSADARISEWFLHQGLDCTDMMKLKRIRNEKTEKLWKHEPLISRWAVGLCFDFHRHDSNMYLVGTEEGHIHECSCSYNEQFLETYTNHLGPVYKVTWSPFCPDVFLSCSADWTIQLWSRDHFTPVLSFTSIKKAVYDIMWSPRWATVFGAVNKDRVEIWDLGASILNPTLISEANPGVKPTSLLFALKTDCVLVGDSEGHVSVYKLKNFTAGEGTEVDTLKDIVSSTLASQL; from the exons ATCATCTCGAGTGATGAATCAGTCAGGATCTGGAACACTCCGTATAAACCAAAGTTCCACAAACAGGAGGAGTGTCAATGCATCTGTGAGCCGAAGGAGCTTCTCTTTAGCAAGAGACAGTAAAGTTCTTGATAAAGGCTCCATTCAACCCCCCAAACACACTGTACAG GTGTTTGATGAAACAGGGAAGGATGTCACTCCTCGGCCTCTGTACCAGCTGCAACCCGGAGCCACGCAAACCAAACAGAGCAAAATATTCACAGGACATGACACATCAGAAGGGACCGTCTCTGACTTCCTGTCCACAGTGTACCACACCATGAGCGCAAGCTCTGCAGGACCCTTTACCAT GTCTGTTTTGGGGAGTAGTTTCGTGTCGAGGGCGAGTCACTCTATCATGGAATCAGTGAGTGATGAAATGGAGGAGCCTTCTGCAAAACAGGAAACCTTGATTAGTCTCTCAG AACTAAAGATCAAGAGAGAGGAGCAGATCATGGAGCCCCAGCTGGACAATCCAGTGGATATTTACCTCAATGAGACAGAGATCATGTGCTTCCTCGACATTCCTGCAGTGTCCGTTTGTGTTGACTCAGAAGAGGCTGAAGCAGTCAA GAAAAGGAACAAGGAATATACAGAAATTTGCAAGAGCAGACAGGGAAATGATAAATATATGGAGCGAGCAATGCAGACGATTAACTCATCATCTAAGTCTAAAGAAGTCCAAAGCGATCACATCACCATGGTGGAAAAAG GTTCTATGGCCACCAGATGGGACATCTATGACTTGTCTGTGAGCAGCAGCAGGGCAGAAGAGCCAGGCAGTAATACAGATGAAGAGAAACCCACCCTCCCAGATGTCTCCTCCACTGATTGTCTAGAGTCAAACACAGGTCTCCAGAGAACCATGTCCAGGGTCAGTGCCACCAGCACAG CCAGTACCTCTAGCTCCCAAAGAGAGGTGGAGGCTTCCACAGCACAGATGGTGGATGAGCCTGACTCAGAGCAGATCCTGCACTCAGAGAAGTTCCAGCAGTCCCTGCAGGTGATGGAGAGAACAGTTCTGCTGAACATCTACCAAAACAAACTAGCTGCCTACAGAGGGCTGCCCATACTGCGGG ATCCAGACCATACGCTGAACCTGGGTATTGAGGACAGCGTACAGATTAAGGAGGAGGATTCGCTGAGTCCAGCTCTGGAGCTCCTCTGGGCCTTCAGCTGTGAGCTAACTAAGGGCCACAGTGTCAGCAGCATGGCCTGGAACAAGAAAAATCCA GATGTTCTGGCAGTGGGATACGGGCAGTTTGACTTCATGGATCAGAAATCTGGACTTGTCTGCATCTGGTCTCTGAAGAATCCTACT TGGCCTGAGCGGATTTTCAGCTGTAAAACCAGTGTAACATCCTTGGACTTCTCAGCCTCTAACCCCAGTCAGTTAGCAGTGGGCCTATATGACGGCACCATCGCTATCTACAATGTACAGAGCGCTAATGCAACACTGGTCTGTGACAGCAG GGACTGTGCCCAAAAACACACGGCTCCAGTGTGGCAGGTGAAGTGGATCGATCGCATACGGAGTCCATCAGGAGAAGATAAAAGAGAGACTCTGTTCTCTGTGTCTGCTGATGCGAGGATCAGTGAATGGTTCCTTCATCAAGGCCTTGACTGTACTg ATATGATGAAGCTGAAGAGGATAAGGaatgagaaaacagagaaactGTGGAAGCATGAGCCATTGATCTCTCGCTGGGCAGTTGGACTGTGCTTCGATTTTCACCGCCAT GATTCCAACATGTATTTGGTGGGAACGGAAGAGGGACATATTCATGAATGCTCCTGTTCATACAACGAGCAGTTCTTGGAGACCTACACAAATCACTTA GGTCCCGTCTATAAGGTCACATGGTCACCGTTTTGTCCAGATGTTTTCCTCAGCTGTTCTGCAGACTGGACCATTCAGCTTTGGAGTCGGGATCACTTTACTCCAGTGCTGAGCTTCACTTCCATCAAGAAAGCCGTGTATGATATCATGTGGTCCCCTCGCTGGGCTACTGTGTTCGGGGCGGTCAACAAGGACAGAGTGGAAATCTGGGATCTGGGAGCTAGCAT TCTGAATCCGACTTTAATAAGTGAGGCCAATCCAGGGGTAAAACCAACCTCTCTGCTATTTGCCTTGAAGACAGACTGTGTTCTAGTAGGGGACAGTGAGGGCCATGTCAGCGTCTACAAGCTGAAGAACTTCACAGCAGGAGAAGGAACAGAG GTGGACACACTGAAGGACATAGTCAGCTCCACACTGGCCAGTCAGCTCTGA